The stretch of DNA ATAAAACTTTTTCCACCGATCATAAAAAACGAGAAGCTAAGAAGCAGGGTAAGGGCTGATGATACCTCCGGACTTTTCGCGACCTGCCCTTTTTTCCTAACCTCCCGCCGTTTATTTGGCGTGGCCTTTTCCGTCTTTTCTCCAGAAAATAGTTGCAAATCTAAACGAAGAAGCATCCTCCTTACACCCCCATTATCTTCAGAATAGAATTCATGGATCCAAACATGTTTTCAAAAAGAATTTTTAATAAATAAAAGAAACTTGGTAATACAAAAATATAAATTAAAAAGTGAATCAATATTTTCATTGGCGGAAACACTGCAAACAAATTCATCTGGGGCACGGTTCTAGCAATAATCCCCAAGGCAACATCCACAACAAATAAAGTACCGATGATAGGTGCAGCCATCATAAAACCGATTAAAAACATCTGCTGGAGCGTTTCTAGTAAAAAAGTGGCTATCCTGCCATCTGTAAATGCAGGTACAGTTGCTTTGAGTGAAATCCAGTCAAAACTTGCCAGTATTCCTTGAATAAGTAAATGATGACCATTAGTAGTAAGTAACACTAAAAGAGCAAGAGTGTTTTGCATGCGTCCTGATAGTTGAGAACTTGTCCCAAACGTAGGGTCAAAAAGACTCGCCATGGAAAAGCCAATAAGTACATCCATTAAAGATCCAGCCATTTGCACAGCATAGAGGAGGATATTTCCTACCATTCCCAATACAATACCTACCAAAAACTCTTTAAGTATTAGTAGGGCAATCGTAGATTCTGAAAATGAATCAATTGGTTCTTTTACTATCCCCA from Bacillus sp. SLBN-46 encodes:
- the fliR gene encoding flagellar biosynthetic protein FliR, with amino-acid sequence MMNIDASTLWTFLLVFVRITTFMVTAPLFSGRQIPAQYKIGFSVFLSILCVGIVKEPIDSFSESTIALLILKEFLVGIVLGMVGNILLYAVQMAGSLMDVLIGFSMASLFDPTFGTSSQLSGRMQNTLALLVLLTTNGHHLLIQGILASFDWISLKATVPAFTDGRIATFLLETLQQMFLIGFMMAAPIIGTLFVVDVALGIIARTVPQMNLFAVFPPMKILIHFLIYIFVLPSFFYLLKILFENMFGSMNSILKIMGV